In Microbacterium sp. No. 7, the genomic window CGTCGGCGGCGATGCGCTCGCGCCGCGCCTGCAGCAGCTGCACGACCGAGAGCGCGAAGGCGAGCGCGAGGAACGCCGTCGCGAGGGAGGCCACGAACACGTGGATCACGAGCCACACGCTCTTGAGCGCGTCGGGCAACGGCGCCACCACGACGTAGTACGACACCGCCGCGCCGCCGAGCAGCACGACGACGAGGCCCGTCACGAACGCGCCGAGGAAGCGCAGGTCGTAGCGGAAGAGCACGGCGAGGTAGACCGCGATGACGAGCATCGTGCCGGTGAGGGCGAACTCGTACAGGTTCGCCCACGGCACCCGCTCCGCGGCGATGCCGCGCGTGACGTCGGCGCCCACGTGGAACAGGAAGCCCAGCACCGTGAGCGACGTGCCGATGCGCGCCCACAGGTAGCGTGGACGCTCCGCGAGGCGCGCGTGCAGGGCCTTCTCGGCGTCGCGCTCGTCGGCGCGCACGCGGTCGATCGCGCTCGATCCGCCGGCGCCGACCGCCACGAGCTCGCGGGCGGGCACGGCATCCTTCGCCTTGACCGCCACATCGGAACGCCGCGCGAGATCGACCGTGTACGCGACGAACGCGAGCACGTAGATCGCGATCGCGGTCCACGTCATGAGCAGCGAGACAAAGTCGAGCGAGAACTCCGAGCCGGGCATGGCGTCAGTCTATGCCGGGACCCTATGAGCGATGGATGCCGCGGTCGCGACGCCGCGCAGCGGGAAGCGGGAAGGATCTCGATACACCCGCGGCTGCGCCGCGGGCACTCGATCAGCGGGGCATACCACCCACGCCCACACCCCATCACACCCCCAGCGGGCATACCACCCACGCCCGCGGCCCATCACGCGCCCAGCGGGCACGCGCCCGCGGGCCGTCACGCCTCCAGCGCGGTGCGGTGGTCGCGGGCGAGATCGGCGACGGCGCGGGCGATGGCGGGGTCCTCGCCCCGGGCGAGGCCGGCGTACTCCACGAGGAGGCCGTCGTCCGACGGCGTCGCGCGCACCCACATGCGACGACGCGGCACGAACAGTCCCGCGAGCAGCCCGAGCGTCGCGAGCACCGAGAACGCGAGCACCCACGGCGCGCCGACGTCGCGGTGGATCGACAGCGACACGTAGCGCGGCACGCTCTCGGGCGCGCCGTCCGCCGTCGCGTCCTCGAACGTGATCGTGCCGCGGCCCCCGGGGATCTCGGCCGTCTCGCCGAGCAGGATCATGATCTCGTCGGCATCCGCGCCCGGGCCCGCGATCGGCGTCATGCCCGTCGGGTCGAGCGCGTACACGTTGCGCGGGATGCCGTCGTTGATGCCCAGGTCGCCGGCGAACACCCGCAGCGACACCATCGGGTTCACCAGCTCGGGCCACGCCGACGCGAACGCCCCCGACTCCTTCTGCGCCGCGGACGGGTAGAAGAACCCGACCATGCCGATCTGCTCGTCGAGCCCGTCGGCGATCTTGACGACGCCCATCGACGTCATCATGGTGTCCTGCGGCAGGAACTTCACGGCCTCGCGGAACACGATGTCGCCGTCGGGGTCGCGCACCGTGAGGATCGGCGCGTACCCGTTGCCCATGAGGTAGATGCGGTCGCCCGCGACCGTGAGCGGGTGGTTGACCCGCACGGCCTCCTCGCGCGGTCCCTGTCCCGGCTCGGTGACCGTCAGCCGCGCCGCGAAGTCGCCCGCCTGCCCCGCGCCGGGCTCGCCGAACGGGATGTACGACACGTCGAACCGGTCGAGCGCGAGCGAGTAGGGCGAGAGGTGGTCGGGGTCGACGAAGCGCCCCTGATTGAACGACGAGTACCCGAGGCCGAGCGAGTTGACGAAGCTCTCGCCCTCCAGGATCACTGTCTGCCCCGTGTAGGTGAACCCGCCGCCGATGCCGACCGACAGCAGCACGCCCACGAGCGAGGCGTGGAAGACGAGGTTGCCCGTCTCGCGCAGGTACCCGCGCTCCGCCGAGACGGAGGCGGACACCGATCCCGCACGCGTCGCGTCGTAGCGCTCGACGCGGTAGCCCAGCCTGCGCAGCTGCCCCTCGGCGACGTCGATCGCGTGCACGGCGGCGGCCCCGGCATCCTCCCCGTCGCGCAGCGGCACGATGTTCTCGGCGTGGTCGTCGAGCCTCGAGAGGCGCGCGGGCGTGCGCGGCGGACGCGAGCGCAGCGCCTTCCAGTGGTGCTTCGTGCGCGGGATGACGCAGCCGATGAGCGACACGAACAGCAGGATGTAGATCGCCGAGAACCACACCGACGTGTACACGTCGAACAGCTGCAGCGCGTCGAGCACGGGGAACAGGTCGGGGTTGTCGCTGCGGTACTGGGCGACGCCGTTGGGGTCGGCGCCGCGCTGCGGCACGATCGACCCCGGGATCGCGGCGATCGCGAGCGCGAGCAGCAGCACGAGCGCCGTGCGCATGCTCGTGAGCTGCCGCCACCCCCAGCGCAGCCAGCCGACGAGGCCCAGCTGCGGCTGCGAGATCGCACGCTCGTCGTCCACGTCAGAGGGGGAGCTCGACACCGGCGATCACCCCCGTGAGCCGCGACATGAGCGTGCCCCACAGGCCGGTGGCCATGAGCACGCCGAGCGCGATCAGCAGCACGCCGCCGACGACGTTGATGACGCGCACGTGCCGGCGGAAGAACGCGAGCGAGCGCGACGCCCAGCCGAAGCCGAGCGCGATGAGCACGAAGGGGATGCCGAGGCCCAGCGAGTAGGCGACGGTGAGCAGCACGGCGCGGCCGACGTCGGCCTGCGCGTAGGCGATCGTGAGGATCGCGGTGTAGGTGGGGCCGATGCACGGCGCCCAGCCGATGCCCATCGCGACGCCGAGCAGCGGCGCCCCGACGAGCCCGAGGCCCGAGCGCACCTGCGGCTTGAGGGTGCGCTGCGCGAAGCCGAACACGCCGATGAAGACCAGGCCGAGGGCGATCACGACGACGCCGAGCACGCGCGTGATGACGTCCTGGTACTGCGTGAGCACGCGGCCGAGCGTGCCGACGAGCACGCCCATCGCGACGAACACGACCGTGAACCCCGCGATGAACAGCAGCACGCCGCCGAGCAGCCGCGCGCGGCCCGACGAGCCGCCGTCCGCGCCCCCGGCTGACGGCCGCTGACCCACCGCTCCCCCGAGGAACCCGAGGTATCCCGGAACGAGCGGCAGCACGCATGGCGACAGGAAGGAGATGAGACCCGCGAGGATCGCGACGGGCACGGCGAGCCACAGCGCTCCGTCGAGCACGACGGGGTTGGGGTTCACGACGGCTCCGCGATGAGGTCCTGCACGACCGTGCGCAGGCTGTAGTCCTCGCGCACGGCGCCCAGATAGCGGGCGGCGACACGGCCCTGCTTGTCGAGCACGAGCGTGGTGGGCGCCGCGTTGACCTGCGTCCAGGTGATGAAGGAGAGCTTGAGCTCGGCGTCCTTCACCATGAGCAGCGACGGGTACTCGATGCCGAACTCGGTCTCGAACGCGCGCGCCTGCTCGGGCCCGTCGTAGATGTTGACGCCGAGGAAGGCGGCGTCGGGCGACGTCTCCTCGTGGACCTGGCGCAGGATGGGCGCCTCGGTGCGGCACGGTGCGCAGCCCGCGAACCAGAAGTTGAGCACGAGCACCTGGCCCTCGTAGTCGGCGCTGCTGATCGTCTCGCCGTCGATGCCCGTGCCGGTGAACGCGACGGGCTCGCCCCGGTCGGCGGCCGCGATCTCCTGGAAGGTGCCGTCGCCCGCGACGAACCCCTTGTCGTTCGTCTCGGTGTACGCGCCCGCGATGCCGTCGTCGGCCGAGCACGCGCTGAGCGTGACGGCGAGCGCCAGCGCGGCGACGGATGCCAGAACGCGGGCGGCCCGAGAGGTCCTGCGCCGCGCGGTCATGGGCCTCGGCGTCGTGGGCCGCGGGGTCGTGGGCACGGTCACACCGCCCCCACGTCGATCGCGCCCGAGGTCGCGGCCGGCTCGGCGTAGGCGACCTCGCGCCAGCGGCCGCCGCCCGCGCCGCCGTCCTCGAGCACGAAGCTCGTGACGCTCGACAGCGCGCAGCGGCGCTTGCGGGGGTCGTGCCGCAGCGGCTCGCCCGCGACGGCGAGGTGCGTGATCCAGATCGGCAGCTGGTGCGACACGATCACCACGTCGCCGCCCGGGGCGGCGTTCCAGGCGTCGCGCATGGCGGCGTCCATCCGTGCGACGACCTGCGCGTACGGCTCGCCCCAGCTGGGGCGCGACGGGGCGCGCAGGTGCCACCAGTTGAGGGGGTTGCGCAGGGCGCGGCTCATGCGCCGGCCCTCGAACACGTTGGTCGGCTCGATGACGCGCTCGTCGATGCGGGGCTCGAGGCCGAAGAGCTCGGTGAACGGCTCGGCCGACTCGCGGGTGCGCTGCAGCGGCGAGGCGACGAGCGTCGTGACGGGGCGGTCGAGGCCGCGCACGTGCTCGGCGGCGGCGCGCGCCATGCCGCGGCCCGCGTCGCTCAGCCGGTAGTGCGGCAGTCGCCCGTACAGCACGCGCTCGGGGTTGTGGACCTCCCCGTGGCGCACGAGATGGAGGCGATCGGCGGGCACCCGACCATCCTATGTGTGCGTCGTTATGGATGAGCCGGGAGCGCTCGCGTCCGCCGCGACCCCGTCCGTCGCGGCCTCCGCCGCGGGCTCGGCCTGCTGCTCGGCCAGCTGCTCGGCCGGGGACGTGGATGCCGGCTCCGCCGCCTCTGCCGGGCCCGGGACGCCGCCCGGTCGAGCGCCCTTCCTCGCCGCCTTCGCGGCCCACAGCCCCCGCACGCGCGCGATCACGAACCACGCGACGGCGGCGCCCGCGACGACGATGACGATGTACTGCAGGACGTCGGTGTACTGCTCGACGACGGGCCACGCCTCGCCGAGGAAGAAGCCCGCGAGCACGAACACGGTGTTCCACACGAGCGATCCGATGCCCGTGAGCAGCGTGAACCGCCAGAGCGGCATGCGCGTGATGCCGGCGGGGATCGAGATGAGGCTGCGGAAGATCGGAATCATCCGGCCGAAGAGCACGGCCTTGCCGCCGTGCTTGGCGAACCAGGCGACCGTGCGGTCGATGTCCTCCGGATGCAGCAGCGGCACGCGCGCGGCGATAGCGCGCAGGCGGTCGAGACCGAGCAGGGCGCCGAGGCCGTAGAGCAGCAGGGCGCCGACGATCGATCCCGCGGTGGTCCACGCGATCGCCTCGACGAGCGTGAACGATCCGCGCGACGCGGCGAGGCCCGCCATCGGCAGGATCACCTCGCTCGGCAGCGGCGGGAAGATGTTCTCCAGCGCGATCGCGAGGGCCGCGCCGGGAGCGCCGATGACGTCCATCAGGCCCACCGACCACTCGGCCAGCATGCCCAGCCAGGAGCCGTCGTTCGTCGTGTCGCTCATCGGGTGTCTCCAGGGGTCGGGGAGGGCGCTCGGTGATCGCCGCGACCAGGGTGCGGACACGACGTGTCCCACCTTACGAGACGTTCCTTGCGGATTCCCTGGGTGCCGCGTCGGATCCGCCGGCCCGGCTGCGCCAGCGCGCGCGGGCCGACCGGAACCTCGCGAGCACCGGGTCGAACCGTCGCTGCACGAGCATGACGCTCAGCACGACGACGACCGCGCCGGCCGGCTCGTGCCATCCGAGACGCTCGTTCAGGAGCACGGCGCCGAGCACCACCCCCACGAGCGGCGTCAGATAGGTCACGGTCGCCGCGGCGAGCGAGCCCCACGCGACGATCACGCGCGTGTTCCACACGTAGGCGAGCCCGGTGCCGAGCACGCCGAGGGCGAGCAGGCTCAGCACGGGCACCGCGTCGAGGACCACCGGCGTCACCGCGACGAACGGCACGAGCACGACGGCGATCCCGGCCGCGGCCACCAGCTGCACGGAGGCGACGGCGAGCGGGTCGTGCCGGTGCCTGCCGGTGACGAAGCGCTGCATCCAGGCGAAGGCGAGGCCGTACGACGCCGTCGCGGCGAGGCAGGCGGCCTGGGCGGGCAACGAGGAGAGGAACACCGGGTCGGTGACCACGCGCCACACGCCCATGGTCAGCGCCACGCCGGCGACGCCGAGAGCGACGCCGAGTGCCTGCCACGCCGTGAGCCGCGCGCCGCGCACGGCGACGGTCGTCGCGATCGCGGTCCAGATGGGTGTCGTCGCGTTGAGGATCGCGCTCAGCCCGGACGGGAGGAACATCCCCGCCCACGCGAACA contains:
- the ccsB gene encoding c-type cytochrome biogenesis protein CcsB, which codes for MPGSEFSLDFVSLLMTWTAIAIYVLAFVAYTVDLARRSDVAVKAKDAVPARELVAVGAGGSSAIDRVRADERDAEKALHARLAERPRYLWARIGTSLTVLGFLFHVGADVTRGIAAERVPWANLYEFALTGTMLVIAVYLAVLFRYDLRFLGAFVTGLVVVLLGGAAVSYYVVVAPLPDALKSVWLVIHVFVASLATAFLALAFALSVVQLLQARRERIAADASKDGAARGLRFLRTLPSADALESLAYRFAIVGFIFWTFTLIAGAIWANDAWGRYWGFDTKEVWTFVIWVLYAGYIHARATRGWRGTRSAWLSIVAFAAVLFNTTIVNTFFKGLHAYSGLN
- the resB gene encoding cytochrome c biogenesis protein ResB, which gives rise to MDDERAISQPQLGLVGWLRWGWRQLTSMRTALVLLLALAIAAIPGSIVPQRGADPNGVAQYRSDNPDLFPVLDALQLFDVYTSVWFSAIYILLFVSLIGCVIPRTKHHWKALRSRPPRTPARLSRLDDHAENIVPLRDGEDAGAAAVHAIDVAEGQLRRLGYRVERYDATRAGSVSASVSAERGYLRETGNLVFHASLVGVLLSVGIGGGFTYTGQTVILEGESFVNSLGLGYSSFNQGRFVDPDHLSPYSLALDRFDVSYIPFGEPGAGQAGDFAARLTVTEPGQGPREEAVRVNHPLTVAGDRIYLMGNGYAPILTVRDPDGDIVFREAVKFLPQDTMMTSMGVVKIADGLDEQIGMVGFFYPSAAQKESGAFASAWPELVNPMVSLRVFAGDLGINDGIPRNVYALDPTGMTPIAGPGADADEIMILLGETAEIPGGRGTITFEDATADGAPESVPRYVSLSIHRDVGAPWVLAFSVLATLGLLAGLFVPRRRMWVRATPSDDGLLVEYAGLARGEDPAIARAVADLARDHRTALEA
- a CDS encoding cytochrome c biogenesis CcdA family protein, whose protein sequence is MNPNPVVLDGALWLAVPVAILAGLISFLSPCVLPLVPGYLGFLGGAVGQRPSAGGADGGSSGRARLLGGVLLFIAGFTVVFVAMGVLVGTLGRVLTQYQDVITRVLGVVVIALGLVFIGVFGFAQRTLKPQVRSGLGLVGAPLLGVAMGIGWAPCIGPTYTAILTIAYAQADVGRAVLLTVAYSLGLGIPFVLIALGFGWASRSLAFFRRHVRVINVVGGVLLIALGVLMATGLWGTLMSRLTGVIAGVELPL
- a CDS encoding TlpA family protein disulfide reductase, giving the protein MTVPTTPRPTTPRPMTARRRTSRAARVLASVAALALAVTLSACSADDGIAGAYTETNDKGFVAGDGTFQEIAAADRGEPVAFTGTGIDGETISSADYEGQVLVLNFWFAGCAPCRTEAPILRQVHEETSPDAAFLGVNIYDGPEQARAFETEFGIEYPSLLMVKDAELKLSFITWTQVNAAPTTLVLDKQGRVAARYLGAVREDYSLRTVVQDLIAEPS
- a CDS encoding histidine phosphatase family protein, which translates into the protein MPADRLHLVRHGEVHNPERVLYGRLPHYRLSDAGRGMARAAAEHVRGLDRPVTTLVASPLQRTRESAEPFTELFGLEPRIDERVIEPTNVFEGRRMSRALRNPLNWWHLRAPSRPSWGEPYAQVVARMDAAMRDAWNAAPGGDVVIVSHQLPIWITHLAVAGEPLRHDPRKRRCALSSVTSFVLEDGGAGGGRWREVAYAEPAATSGAIDVGAV
- a CDS encoding DMT family transporter encodes the protein MPTTNDRHAATLAAYLALALVWGSSFLLMKVALGAFTPAQVALGRILIGAATLTALMLVTRRAWPRERRLWAHLTVVAGLLCVVPFLLFAWAGMFLPSGLSAILNATTPIWTAIATTVAVRGARLTAWQALGVALGVAGVALTMGVWRVVTDPVFLSSLPAQAACLAATASYGLAFAWMQRFVTGRHRHDPLAVASVQLVAAAGIAVVLVPFVAVTPVVLDAVPVLSLLALGVLGTGLAYVWNTRVIVAWGSLAAATVTYLTPLVGVVLGAVLLNERLGWHEPAGAVVVVLSVMLVQRRFDPVLARFRSARARWRSRAGGSDAAPRESARNVS